The following DNA comes from Mesoplodon densirostris isolate mMesDen1 chromosome 9, mMesDen1 primary haplotype, whole genome shotgun sequence.
aattgagCACATACCATGTGTCTACTATTCTAGGCACTAGGGTTACATTAGgggaacacacagacacacagacacacacaaaatatttagGTAAGAGAAAGTAATAAATGCtatagaaaacaaagcaaagctaAGGAGAGGGGGTCAGGTTACATTTTTCACTTAAATGGTGAAAATTGATGTAATTGAGAAGATGTTATCTGAGCAAAGACTTGATGTAGTTCAGGGCCATAGGCAAGCACATATCTGGAGGACAACATCCCAAGAAAGAGTTACGCTAGTGAAAGCCTTTAGAGCATAAGTATGTCTGGTGTGTTCAGTAAGGGGTTCAGGTGGCTGGAGGTGAATGAGTGAGGGAACAATTAGATCAGAAAGGAAGTGGAGCCTGATCTTGCAGTTACTATAGTGCCTTGTTGGTGCTTGTAATGACTTGAGTTTCACTCTAAGAAGAGGACTGGTAGAGGGTTTGTAGCAGAGGAGAGATTTGATATGATTTAGATTTGACAAGGATCACTGGCTGTTGTGTTGAGATCATTTGCACATAGATGGAAGCAGGAAAACCAGTTAAGAGATGATTTCAGTAATCActggaataataataatcatgGCTTGGTATCAAGGTGGTAGCAATGAGAATTGTGAGAAATGATTAggttctggatatattttaagatattacaACAGGATTTCCCCAGAATTGGATATGGATGTGAGAAGGGAAATATCTGGAATGAAGCCGAGATTTTTGTCTGAAAGCAACTGAAAGGATGGGTCatccatttaaatgaaaaaacaaaacagactgagTGGAATAGGTGTGCAGGAGGAAGGGAATGAGAAGTTCAGTTTTGGGCAAGTCAGTGGGAGGTATCTATTTGGCAACTCAATGCATCTGGCAGGTAGGCAGTTGTGTATAGGAGTTTGAAGTTCAGAAAACATGTCTGGGCAAGAAGTTTAAATTTGGGTGACATGGTTGCTGTTATTAAAATGTATATGCTGATTGAGGCCACGGTGTAGTGGATGCagacagaggagagggagagaataaaGGACTGAGATCTAGGGAACTCCAACGTTAAGAGGtgtggaagaggaggagaaaccaACAAAGAAGGTTGAGatgtaaaaataatattgttaGAAGAGAATCAAGAGTGTGGTATCATGGAAGCAAAGTGAAGAAAATATGTCAAGGACAATATACTTGATGTTGATAAGTATGATAAGAACTGAAAAGTGACCATTGGATTTAGCAATTTGGAGGTAATTGGTGATCTTGACATGAATAGTTTTGGTGTAATGATCAGGGGGCAAATCTGACTGGAGAGGATTAAGGAGCATTAGGAGAAATGGAATTGATATTACTGGGTATAGTCAAATATCTGAAGATATTTTGCTGCAAAAGGGAGAAGATAATCAGTTATAGCTGGTAGGTGAAACGGGGTTTAAAagatgattcttttaaaatgggagaaaaataacatttttgctGGTGGTGATTTTCTCTActacataataaaaaattaataatgcagagaaaagggaatcaaTTCCATTGTGCAGTTCTTGGATAAGTGATGGAAATTGTATTTAGTGCACAAGGGAAGGTTTTAGAGAGGAGTAAATAATCATTATCCAGAAACTTGAGAGAAAGCAAAGTGTACGGGTTCAATTGTGGGTGAATACATGTTGCTGTGAGAGTTTCTGGAGATTCCTTCTagttgcttcagttttctcagtggAGACAAAGCAAAGCCATCAACTGCGGGTATTAGAATGGAGGTGTTAGAAATTTAAGAAGAAAGGAGGATGTATGAAATCGTCCTCAAGGAGAGTGAAAAGTACATGTACTAGTGAAATATAGTATGATTGTGGGCAGCCTTCAGAGTCCtccaacactttttaaaattgaatttttgaaGTGAGATCATTCAGAGTTGCTGTGTGTTTCTACATGCATATTTAGCTGTACAAGTGTAGGTGTTGAAGAGATTTAAATCCAAGCAGAATTGTAATTTTGCCTAGTGAAGGGAGTTGACGGACTGAGATGTGTGTCCTTCAATAGATTGAAGGTCCCAGTGGGCATATGACTGTTAAGATTGAGATACTGCAGCAAATGAGCTGGAAAGAGAGATGATGGTCGGAGAACTGAGACTGCATGAAACAGAATTGTAAAAGTATGGGCATTACTAACAATGAATAGGTCTAGAAATGGCCAGGCAGTTAATTGGCTGAGATAATAGGGAAGACAAGATATTTAGAGGGAAGAAGATTAAGCAATCAAGAGGCCATATGTCAGGAAggatcatatatgtatatattgaagTTGTCAATTAAATCAAGAGGCATGTTGGAGCATATCCGGCCGCTGCCACGAGAGGAGCTGCCGCCACGTCAGCGCATCTGCAATGGATGATCATGCTGAACCGCACCAGCTTCTTGATCAAGAGGAACAAGCAGACGTATAGCACCGAGCCCAATAACCTGAAGGCCCGCAGCGCCTTCCGGTACAACAGGTTCATTCATCCCCAGACTGTGGGCGTGGAGCCGGCGGCAGATGGCAAAGGGGTCGTGGTGGTCATGAAGCGGAGATCCAGCCAGCGAAAGGCAGCCACTTCCTACATGTGGACCACCATCAACAAGAACGCCCGGGCCACCCTCAGCAGCATCCGGCACGTGATCCGAAAGAACAAGTACTGCCCAGGTTTGCACGTGGTCGCCATCCAGCAGGCCTGCGCAGCCAGAAGCCTGTGATGGCGAAGAGAAAGCGGACTCGCCCCATCAAGAACTCCTGAGCGATCTATCCACTTCCCCAATGCAATAAAGCTGTCAGCTGACttgcctaaagaaaaaaaaaaaaaaaaaaagagtcatgttggAAAGAGTGACCATTAGGCCAGAGCTAAAATAGTTGGGAAACTTGGAGGAGTTAATTGCAAGGTCATTAAGTGACttcaacaatgaagaaaatgagcaaaataatCTGGTGACAGGAGATTAAAAGCCAAGATTTacaaggaggagaggagaaaaatagTATAGAAAGGATCATCTATAATGGAGGTGGACATCTTTCAATGTGACCTTTCATAAAAGGCAAACTTTTgcatgaattttaaaactttattctgTCTAGCATAGTGTTGAAACTCACTAAATAATTATAACTGGTTGAACTTTTATGTTGATACTTAGAATAGAGAAGTAAAGTACTTTAAACACAAAGTGTCGTGAAAAAGTACATAGATGAGAGATGCTGGAGAGAATTCTGTGTTAGAGAGAAAAAGTATGAAAGAATAAGGCAGATGTGGGTTCCAGTCAGGGCTCTGCCATTTGTGAGCTGCGTTCTTTCTTCATTAAGGTATTTCATCTCTGCAATGGGTATAAAAATAACTATCTCAAGGAGTTGTTGTGAGGGGTAAGTACAATGATTTatgtaaagcacctggcacagaatAAGCCTTCAATTAATGTTAGTTCCCTCCCTAAAAGTAAAGATTCAAATATTGAACATATTTACAGGGTACTGTAACAAAGATAGACTTCTGAGggaaataatttctatttctgtcaCCGCTGATAAATGATTCATGAACTCATTCATACACCAACTGTGTGTTATTTCAGTGACTTGAGAATGTGTTCATGGACTcttacagattttcttttttcaatttctaGCTTTATATTACTTATTATAGTACCTATAGAGAACAACAATCAGAAGAAAATCTGGCCATTATTCTCTTTCATAGTGAATACTAAAgcgttaattttttgttttacttttaaaaattatacagataTATGATTAGCATGATCATTGAATagtatgcaatttttaaaaataactaaatatttagaatattttatgaatatgGAATGCATATTATTGAACGATGAGAGTATAAATCTAAAGACAAtatgtattttctattaaaatatgcTCATGTTGAATGAATGTTATTAAATAATTGTATTTGCTTATATACAGAATTTCAAAAAGCATTGAGGTATATCCTCAGTCATTTGTGGTCAATGAGGGGAGTAAAAAACGACCCAAGAAAAACAAGGATACCATATAAAGTTGTATattggggcagagggaggagctT
Coding sequences within:
- the LOC132496425 gene encoding large ribosomal subunit protein eL28-like, giving the protein MDRHVGAYPAAATRGAAATSAHLQWMIMLNRTSFLIKRNKQTYSTEPNNLKARSAFRYNRFIHPQTVGVEPAADGKGVVVVMKRRSSQRKAATSYMWTTINKNARATLSSIRHVIRKNKYCPGLHVVAIQQACAARSL